ttgttatcagttctgtttcttcattggtttgttctcccatgtcttgtatttaagccctcatgtttgcgttgtctatttgtggagtattgaatgtgatggatgtgaatgttgttttgtagtcTAGCCGCTAGTCTAGCCGAGTTCATGTTTtggtagtcagggttattggatttcacgttctgtaaataaactgcactttggTTCTTCTTcacgtcatcattgtcagcagttccagcatatgtTACAATTTTtcagatatgagcaatcaaagagagtatatgttgaaataaataaatgtctctaAAATGAAAGGTCCCTATGCCTATGTTTCTTAAAAATTGGTCACTCTAGTGCATGTAATTTAACTTGATGAGCTCAAGGCCAGTGACCCAGTTTTTCTGTTTGGCTTAACCACCACACGATATGTagactaatatgtttttgttgatGACAGTGGATTTATTAGACTTTCACATTAAGATACCACTGAATTATCTTAAGATCAGTGAAAACCCCTTGCGTTTTGATTTTCCCAATTCTTGGCCCAGAGCATGCTTTCCTTAAACAAAAACAGGCTTGTTCCTTAAATAGATGCCCTTATTCTAGCCCGAAGCACGTTTTCCCAGCCTGAAATCTTACCCTAGATGTCAGGTTGATTTCGTCTCATTTGAAGTTGTCTATCATCGAAAGCTATTTCTGATAATAAGTGAATTTCTCTAATGAACAGTTTTGATTATCCCATGCAAACGAGGCATTTCGAGTACGCTGCGAGAAAAAGATGTGTGTTTGCTGCCTTCCTGATCACTACTGTCTGGTCATGTAAATCAAGCCAATCACATTTCTGAAAGAGGCATGGGCAGTTTGTTTACTCGAGTAGGTGCATTATCTGTTCTTTTAAGGTGTTCACtttcatattttcatgttttctttgtTTAGTTTGTGAAGAGCATCCAGCTGAACAAAAAGCCTTTTCACCTGGCCGGCACGTCCATGGGCGGAAACGTCGCCGGAGTTTATGCTGCACGTCACCCGTCCGATCTCTGCGGTCTAACGCTCATCTGTCCGGCAGGTTAGTCATGGAGGTTTGTGTGTGGCGTTTTGTCTTGTGTTTCTGATCCTCTCAATGCCTCTTCACAAACATCACAATCATCCTGATGGGTTCAGTCAGTAATAGGTCATCAGGGCCATTTAAACCCTTGCAGAAAGCTTTTTGATTATTAAATGGACCATTCTCCATTTCACAGTGAGTggaattcatttcatttcattattgTTTTTCCTTCAATGGACCCTATGAAAGCATCATTTATCAAATGATTTAACAAAAATCTGACTTTAatcggattccaaaccacctatGAATGTGTTTTGAATCAGGCTTCTAAAAATtggattttatgtgtttttgtcctgttaaGACTACAAAAACTTAAACAGAATGAGTCAGATAGGACAAAAAACCTAATTTATTCTGCCTGTGTGCACATAGCCATAACGTCTTTCATAATGACATTATTGAATTAAAATCTATagaaaaaacattgatttaaagttgttgatcaaAAGTATAGaatctatttatttaaagtttattgcaaaatattcagatatacacaaatatatagtaATCTAaagtatactttatatatataatataaagtaGTTTGCGTCACTCACAGCGCATCatgtcgctgcagagctcttttgccggtTTGTTTGCCGCAATTCACTAATTGGTGAATTTTCGCCCTCTgcggaattccgctattaaacacaatttcttattttattttagaaaaacatACATAGACAGTGAAAATGTGATATTTTAAGCTCAAATAAAGCAAAATTTTAAAATGgtaaattttaaaaatggtacattaaCCTTTTtagctataaaattaataaaaaggcAATGAATggggacatgtttttaaaagaaaaacaaacatttaaaaaaaaaatgttgtatctAATAAAATGCTTCAATATTTTTGGTATTTCTAAGCATTACACAATAAAGTTCCATCTAGAGTTCAATCTGTCAAATACTGTCACTAAATTCAGTATCTGTGGTTTTTTATAAGTTAATTATATCTGTATTAAGGAACACAAATGGCATCATTTCCTGAGAATGACTCTTTATTTAAAGCGACTTAAAGCTTTGGATATATTTTCCAGTTGTCCAGGTAGGCCTTTGTTAATTGTTCTATTGTTACTTCTAGTAGCCCAGTGTAACATGCTAGTGAAATTAACATCCtaatcatttcaaaagtaactaTTTAGCTGCACAAAGTCTCCCAATAATTAACCATATTCCATAAGCTAAAATCAAACTTTCCCTAATGTCTTCCAGGTCTTCAGTATCCCACTGAAAGCAAGTTTGTTCAGCGTTTGAGGGAACTGGAAAAGACTCAGGATAGTGATGGGATTCCACTCATACCCTCCACACCAGAAGAGATGGAGGAAATGCTGAAATTATGCTCTTTCGTGCGCTTTAAGATTCCTAAACAGGTATATAAGCATATTTAAGAACATATTTACagatcgggggcctgggtagctcagcgagtactgacgctggctaacacacctggagtcgcaagttcgaatacagggtgtgctgagtgactccagccaggtctcctaagcaactaaattggcccggttgctagggagaatagagtcacatggggtaacctcctcatggtcactataatgtggttctcgctctcggtggggcgcgtggtgagttggatgctgtggagaatagcatgaagcctccacttTTACTCTTTGACATTTTACTCTTAGTAAGTACACATGGTCCCTGCTTACAAAGATTTTGTTCTTCCATGGTCCTGTAATTTAGATCCTGTTATTGCAGTAccgcattttatttattttttcccctttttcacccaatttggaatgcccagttcccaatgtgcttttaagtcctcattgtcacatagtgattcgcctcagtccgggtggcagaggatgaatctcagttgcctctgcatctgagaccatcaacctgtgcatcttatcatgtggcttgttgagcatgttgccatggagacgtGTGGAGACTTAaagccatccactgtggcatccacgctcaactcatcatgtgccccaccaagaacgaaccacataatggtgaccatgaggaggttaccccatgtgactctacacttcctagcaaccaggccaatttggttgcttaggagatctggctggagtcactcagcacaccctgagattcgaactagtgaactagcgaactccaggggtaatagccagcgtctttaccactgagctaccctttaatttgtaataaaattaaagCATAAACCAAATAAATTGTTGGGTGTACACAAAGctgtttattattttcaatataaCATTAGAATCAACCAGTGgcatattaatatttattgtaggccacatatttttttctctttaagaGCTGTAATTAAAAACTCAAAAgatatgcatttaatgtttaaattaaatgcaaaacaGTTGTCTTTGTCGAACAAAGTATGTACCTTGCTGTAATACAGATCTCTACTGGGTCATTCCATATAAAATCAACCATATTTGAGAAACTTCCCCAGCTGAAATGTTTGATTGTGGTAATACTTTTACTGAAGAAagattaacatacagtatatgatgataAAAGCCCAAATAtttatccattattttgtagaaaggGGTTacattttcacctatgattttggagcacaACTACAGGTCAGAAAAATAATCTTATCAAAGAGACAgtgccattcttttatttttacacagagacgaGTAGGTCTGTTCTTAAAATCAATTGAGTTCAACACCCCTTGTTGTATTAGATGCAAATGGTGTGAGTCGAAAAGTGGGGAAaagatttttgtttatgttgttttccCAAAGTTATAGTGCTCCATATCTCTGGAAGTTTACCATATAGAGCCTTACAAATgcagatacaaaaaggaaagtttgttcttaACCAGAATatgaaaggatattaagatatctttaatacttctggaatTATAGGcgctccaactttggaaaaacaacacaaaatattttttcccccttttttttagacTCGCACCATTGGTATATACTGCAACAAGAGGTGTTGAAGTCAActtattttagtaatagacctacctatctctatgtaaaaataaaatattgatgctgacacctttctaaggttgtttatttgacctgtagttttgctccaaaatcataggcgaaaattGTCATTTCAACCCCATTTtttaatggattactcagtaaatattcatccatggtatataatattttggctttcattacCATTTATATTTAGCTTTcaccattaaaaataaaagttgtatTGAAGAATGTGCATTTCATGAAACTTCTAGAATTACGAAATTGGGCAATGGGGGTGCTTGGAGtccaaaaggttgagaaccactagcTGATGGGAATACAAATCTTTATGAATATGAATTGCTAACAGTTGTGTTTTCTGGTCTTCCAGATTCTTCAAGGACTGGTTGACGTTCGCATTCCAAACAATGACTTCTACCGAGAGTGTTAGTAACTCAATACACTGTTGATTCTATAGCTTACAGAAAACAGCAACAAATCCATGTATGTagaaataaaaaagctttttcaGAAGCATGGATTATTTACAATAGGAATGTTCAATATGTTTTTGAACTGTTTACTTACAAGTCACGATGAGATCTCTCAATGTCTCCTGCAGGTTTCATGGAGCTTTTAGGAGAGAAATCGAGACACTCTTTACATGAGAACATGCATCTCATCTCCGCTCCTCTACAAGTTATTTGGGGCAAAAATGACCAGGTACGCCCAAACTTTCTTTCAACTGGTCAACACTTTCTTTacgaatatatatatttatatattttacagtaatgtTCTGCATGAATCAAACTGAAATGACTTTAGCCAAACCCGTTATTGATTTGACGTCATAAAACACTAATGTATATTCTATACTCCAGGTGCTAGACGTGTCTGGAGCTTCAGTTCTGGCTGAGGCCATTCCTGGTTGCCAGGTTCATCTCTTAGACAACTGTGGCCACTCTGTAGTGATGGAACGGCCAAGAAAATCTGCCCAGCTCATGATGGACTTTATCATCGCACAAAAGAATGCAGGCAGCAACAGCAAGAAGAAACGTTCCTAAGACTGGACTCTCTATTTGGATAATGTATGCAGGGCCGTAGCAAAGAATTCTGTCCCCTGACTATATATcactctgggcccctttcctctTAAagagaatcgttaccacctttcaccccactaacTACGGTCCTGAATGTATGGTGGTTGCATAAAAGTTAAGGATCTTCAGCTGCAAACACAAAGTTTGTTGGTTAATCCCAAGAGATCATAGTACTGCTATGTTAACCTTGTAGCTTTGAGCTTGGCACTCAGTTGTACAGTCCATACAGTCTGTGCACtaaaagttgctttggataaaagcatcttttGAATAACAAGTACCAATATTTTCCACTTTGTACGTAATCAGGGAGTTATTTTTGTAAGTAAATGCTCAGGGATGCATACTAACCTCCGATTTGAAGAAAAGCACTTAAGAAACTATGCAGATACAAACCAACATTAATGTTAGCAAGTAATGCAAAGACATCCCTGCTTCCCTTATAAAGGGGAAACAGCATTAGTAATTCTGACTGACTGAGCAAGAAGAACATTTTGCAAGTGGTGCCCAAAATGCCTCCAGTTCTACAGAAAATTCCCCATCAATCATTGTCAGAATCTAATCATATACAGCAGGCAATGCAAAAATGCAGACAGAtgccccaaaatgctgtctagacagACAGTTCACTAGATATTTTATGTCCATTCCTTTTACATTGTTTCTAATGTATGTTTCTGGCCAGTTTGAAAGACTGTTTGGTGGTGAAACTCATGTGAACAACATAAATGCTGTagctttgcattatttttttctgtactaCATGGAGTTCATATAAATTATATTCCAGGACACTTAAACATACAAAGCTGTAACACTGGACATGTGATGTAATCATCTTTAATAAGTATTTTTGGAACTTGCAACTATTTAATGAGTTTGTTTGGGTATTCTTAAATTAAACTGGTGAATAAACATCTTAAAGAACCTGTGTGTATATACTATCAATATTTTCCCAagtctttaaagggacagttcacccaagaatgaaaattctctcatcatttattcacccacatgccaaagatgtgtatgactttctttcttcagcagaacacaaattaagatttttagaagaatatttcagctctgtaggtccatataatgctagtgaatggtgaccagaactttgaagctccaaaaatcatataaaggcagcataaaagtaatccataagactccattggtttaatccatgtcttctgaagtgatatgataggtgtgggtgagaaacagatcaaaatgtaagtcctttttttttactctaaatctctactcTGAAAGAAACGTGGTGCCTGTTaagttttactttcacatctaaaagttaaaggacttaaatatttgtgtttaggcctatttgtacttcgttactacACATCTCTGGTCAAATGTTTGGCAGTGtctttttttaaagtgtctttatacagtatacactgatggccaaaagtttgggataatgtacagattttgctgtttcggaaggaaattggtactttaattcaccaaagtggcatttaactgatcacaaagtatagtcaggacattactgatgtaaaaaacagcaccatcactatttgaaaaaaagtcatttttgatcaaatatagacaggcttgtgggatcaactagactgtaaggtgtgtgagaagtgcccgacaagacagtcacatctatggcaagtgctacaggaagtgtggggtgaaatgtcacatgagtatctggacaaactgacagctagaataacaaggatctgtaaagctgtcattgctgcacgtggaggattttttgtacGATTGTGTACTACCTACTCATCTACTGCTGTGTTTTTTATAGTCCACACACACACCGGTGGGTTTCACAGAGCTGGTGGGAGTCACAGAGACATATGCTTCCCACACTTCTGTACTTACCATGCTAAATCACTTACACAATAGAAGTGTGTCACTCTCACAGAGCTAAAGTCAAGAGGTCACAGCAGTTCCCAGTACCCGAAACCATCTGCATCAAATTTATGCTCTCTTTTCAAGTTTcccattaaagctgcactacgtaactttgtgctctctagcgacatctgtggttgaaacttaaaattgcaagcaatttgcagaagaatacattacgtcagtcgtgtttcggcactgctcttctggtgatGAATCTCCCAAATTGAGCTTAACTGTACATcgactgtgtgtgatcatgactggagccggagtcataacgtgctattttcatgctgatattatgttatacgttTAAACATTATAGCAGGTAgacaacttcgccaaacggataacagataagcATCCATCTAGGCTGCAACGATGATGTCCTGAACAGTGTGAGTGTTAATGAACTGAGTtgaacagcgtagttagtttctccagtcggaacatgagacagctggtgcttctttcctgtgtgtgcagaCTTGACGTAATGGCGCAAGGATGTgcatcataagccagcgatttcatgccaaatcgaaactgacagctcaaaatacaaataatttttataggctaaCCGTAGTAAGAACTACGtaaggtaagaacattgttttgaacactgattgtttatgtactcaatcaataatggcaatttgttcatttttaaccaaaacatcttacatagtgcagctttaaaaatgtcattttgtgtGATTAAAACTGCAAGACAGTCAAAGGCTACAAAAACAGAAATTAAGCTCAATACTGAGGTAACAACAAGCACTCATGAGAAGTCATAATAATTAGTAAAACATGGTGAAATCATAAAAAATCatgagttggctcgtacaaaaacataTGACTTTTTTACTTCCGTAgagcaaaacaataaacaaacgaacaatgttattacgattttttataaatttaatctctaatccaaacctaaacctaaccataaagtctaaccccaaACCCTCAGATTAATtgtgattttaataggaaaaatactttGGGTACCACGGGAGAAAAAAAACATCGTGTTTGGAACGAAACAAGGGAAGCATATTTCATGTtatggacatacatcagtcaATTGTACTGAATAAATATGGAattagtaaccaaatttgttcacagacgtttccttacttaaaataaaatgttggataggaggctatcTCAAATTTGAtgtctgtattgtatcgatttgatattctgtttgttgattggttcgTCTCtatgagaataaaagtcatactttTTCATACGATTCTGCTTaatgtacaaattattacgagtagTCCTGAAACGATGTTGATTTATTTTCAGTAATTGGAATTTTTTAAATCTTGATCGACTTGATGATATAACAGTGTGTCGAACATCTTGTGGGAACTTGAAATATCTTGAGTCCCCACA
This DNA window, taken from Myxocyprinus asiaticus isolate MX2 ecotype Aquarium Trade chromosome 37, UBuf_Myxa_2, whole genome shotgun sequence, encodes the following:
- the LOC127427907 gene encoding monoacylglycerol lipase ABHD6-like, with the translated sequence MDLEMVNMFVIAGGTLAIPILAFVASFLLWPAALIKVYHWYWRRRLGMQVDYAEYEGYRFCYSHRGTPGTRPSVLMLHGFSAHKDTWLAMIKFLPKNVHLVCVDMPGHEGTTRTSAVDYSIEGQVRRIHQFVKSIQLNKKPFHLAGTSMGGNVAGVYAARHPSDLCGLTLICPAGLQYPTESKFVQRLRELEKTQDSDGIPLIPSTPEEMEEMLKLCSFVRFKIPKQILQGLVDVRIPNNDFYRECFMELLGEKSRHSLHENMHLISAPLQVIWGKNDQVLDVSGASVLAEAIPGCQVHLLDNCGHSVVMERPRKSAQLMMDFIIAQKNAGSNSKKKRS